In the Streptomyces sp. f51 genome, one interval contains:
- a CDS encoding cell division initiation protein produces MDVQKKLDEIVSAVGSARSMPMSASCVVNRADLLSMLEEVRQALPGSLAQAQELIGGREEMVERARQEAERIIETAHAERGSLISDTEVARRSQNEADRILNESRREAEEIRAEADDYVDSQLANFEVVLTKTLGSVGRGREKLLGTGPGLDEQGYEDEDAPERSYDPETLRRNADDYVDAKLGAFEAVLAKTLEAVGRGREKLQGRIASDDLGTLGTFGEDGTPGAHTSDADYLAGLAELAEEPEQSARAPEPAAQPSYGQQEAYAYQQQADPYSYQQQYAQQQDAYGYQQADPYAAYQQQGYDQQGYDQSQQAYAQQQAHAMDQQNHALDEASLFDTSMISADQLRAYEQGRGGH; encoded by the coding sequence GTGGACGTACAGAAGAAGCTCGATGAGATCGTCTCGGCGGTCGGCAGCGCCCGTTCCATGCCGATGTCGGCGTCGTGCGTGGTCAACCGCGCCGACCTGCTCTCGATGCTGGAGGAGGTGCGCCAGGCGCTGCCCGGCTCCCTCGCCCAGGCCCAGGAGCTGATCGGCGGCCGCGAGGAGATGGTCGAACGGGCCCGTCAGGAGGCCGAGCGGATCATCGAGACCGCGCACGCCGAGCGCGGTTCGCTGATCTCCGACACCGAGGTCGCCCGCCGCTCGCAGAACGAGGCGGACCGCATTCTCAACGAGTCCCGCAGGGAGGCCGAGGAGATCCGCGCGGAGGCCGACGACTACGTCGACTCCCAGCTCGCCAACTTCGAGGTCGTCCTCACCAAGACCCTCGGCTCCGTCGGCCGCGGCCGCGAGAAGCTCCTCGGCACCGGCCCCGGCCTCGACGAGCAGGGGTACGAGGACGAGGACGCCCCCGAGCGCAGCTACGACCCGGAGACCCTGCGCCGCAACGCCGACGACTACGTCGACGCCAAGCTCGGCGCCTTCGAGGCCGTCCTGGCCAAGACCCTGGAGGCCGTCGGCCGCGGCCGGGAGAAGCTCCAGGGCCGGATCGCCTCGGACGACCTCGGCACGCTCGGCACCTTCGGGGAGGACGGGACGCCCGGGGCGCACACCAGCGACGCCGACTACCTGGCCGGCCTCGCGGAGCTCGCCGAGGAGCCCGAGCAGAGCGCCCGGGCCCCGGAACCGGCCGCCCAGCCCTCCTACGGCCAGCAGGAGGCGTACGCCTACCAGCAGCAGGCCGACCCGTACAGCTACCAGCAGCAGTACGCCCAGCAGCAGGACGCCTACGGCTACCAGCAGGCCGACCCGTACGCCGCGTACCAGCAGCAGGGCTACGACCAGCAGGGGTACGACCAGAGCCAGCAGGCGTACGCCCAGCAGCAGGCCCATGCCATGGACCAGCAGAACCACGCCCTCGACGAGGCCAGCCTCTTCGACACCAGCATGATC